A region of Algiphilus sp. DNA encodes the following proteins:
- a CDS encoding iron chelate uptake ABC transporter family permease subunit, which yields MTTAALGALDALDRQRRRRQSIALGVLAAGLVSSVLTGLGVGAVGIAPLQCLAILGHALGLPLPWTYEPVQASVLLSIRLPRVVLGALTGASLAASGAALQALFRNPLADPGLIGISNGAGVAAAGAIVLAPPAVAAAFGGFLLPLAAFGGALVATMVVYRIATRDGRTEVATLLLAGIALNAIAAAGIGLLIFLSTDQQLRDLNFWLLGSLGGTTWQALLPVIPCVTAPVLAIAVLAGPLNALLLGEDEAGHLGVPVERVKRIVVALVALAVGAGVALTGIIAFVGLVVPHLLRLAIGPDHRIVLPGSILLGATLMLFADLLARTLVIPAELPVGVLTSCVGGPFFLWLLMRRRGVAIW from the coding sequence GTGACCACGGCCGCGCTGGGCGCCCTCGACGCACTCGACCGGCAGCGCCGGCGACGGCAGTCGATCGCGCTGGGCGTGCTCGCGGCCGGGCTCGTGTCGTCGGTGCTCACCGGCCTCGGCGTGGGAGCAGTCGGTATCGCGCCGCTGCAGTGCCTGGCGATCCTGGGCCATGCGCTCGGTCTGCCGCTGCCCTGGACCTACGAGCCGGTGCAGGCATCGGTGCTGCTCTCGATCCGGCTGCCGCGGGTCGTGCTGGGCGCGCTCACCGGGGCGTCGCTGGCCGCCTCCGGCGCCGCGCTGCAGGCGCTGTTCCGCAACCCGCTGGCCGACCCGGGGCTGATCGGCATCTCGAACGGTGCCGGCGTGGCGGCCGCAGGGGCGATCGTGCTGGCACCGCCGGCGGTGGCCGCGGCATTCGGCGGCTTCCTGCTGCCCCTCGCCGCCTTCGGCGGTGCGCTGGTCGCCACCATGGTGGTCTACCGCATCGCCACGCGCGACGGTCGCACCGAAGTCGCCACCCTGCTGCTGGCGGGGATCGCGCTGAACGCGATCGCCGCGGCCGGCATCGGCCTGCTGATCTTCCTGAGCACCGACCAGCAGCTGCGCGATCTCAACTTCTGGCTGCTGGGCAGCCTCGGCGGCACCACCTGGCAGGCGCTGCTGCCGGTCATCCCGTGCGTGACCGCACCGGTGCTGGCGATCGCGGTGCTGGCCGGACCGCTCAACGCCCTCCTGCTGGGCGAGGATGAAGCCGGACACCTCGGCGTTCCGGTGGAGCGCGTGAAGCGCATCGTCGTGGCGCTGGTGGCGCTGGCGGTGGGCGCAGGCGTGGCGCTGACCGGCATCATCGCCTTCGTGGGACTGGTGGTGCCGCACCTGCTGCGACTGGCCATCGGCCCCGATCACCGCATCGTGCTGCCGGGCTCGATCCTGCTCGGTGCAACCCTGATGCTGTTCGCGGATCTGCTGGCGCGCACGCTGGTGATCCCGGCCGAGCTGCCCGTCGGCGTGCTGACCAGCTGCGTCGGCGGCCCGTTCTTCCTGTGGCTGCTGATGCGGCGGCGCGGCGTGGCGATCTGGTGA
- a CDS encoding class I SAM-dependent methyltransferase, giving the protein MAMMPVPGAQADVALEGVPETMLWPLWSRASHGRGSGAVLQDPMATALVDAIDYDFRGRFGRPGMVHAVRARYSDDLIRAFLDRHPDASVVALGEGLESQFWRVDNGRVRWYSVDLPEAIAVRRRLLPAHARNTLVPCSALDTQWFDAVPGDGPVFVSAAGLLMYFERNAVVILLRSMVRHFRCGELFFDTIPPWLSRRSLKGWAVTRHYTAPPMPFGIALEGLPDLFRQISGLTPLTAQTCAEPYPRTMPLFALLSRVRAVKQRVAPGLVHARFP; this is encoded by the coding sequence ATGGCGATGATGCCAGTGCCGGGCGCGCAAGCGGATGTCGCCCTGGAAGGGGTTCCGGAAACCATGCTGTGGCCGCTCTGGAGCCGTGCCAGCCACGGCCGCGGAAGCGGTGCCGTGCTGCAGGACCCGATGGCAACCGCGCTGGTGGACGCCATCGACTACGACTTCCGCGGCCGCTTCGGCAGGCCCGGGATGGTGCACGCCGTACGCGCGCGCTACAGCGATGACCTGATCCGCGCGTTCCTGGACCGCCATCCGGATGCGTCCGTGGTGGCGCTCGGCGAGGGGCTGGAGAGCCAGTTCTGGCGTGTCGACAACGGGCGTGTCCGCTGGTACTCGGTCGATCTTCCTGAGGCCATCGCGGTGCGGCGCCGGCTCCTGCCGGCGCACGCGCGCAATACCCTGGTGCCCTGCTCGGCACTGGATACGCAATGGTTCGATGCCGTGCCCGGAGATGGCCCCGTGTTCGTGTCCGCGGCCGGCCTGCTCATGTACTTCGAGCGCAACGCCGTGGTGATCCTGCTGCGCAGCATGGTGCGCCACTTCCGGTGCGGCGAGCTGTTCTTCGACACCATCCCGCCCTGGCTGTCGCGCCGGAGTCTGAAGGGCTGGGCCGTCACGCGACACTACACCGCGCCGCCGATGCCCTTCGGCATCGCGCTCGAGGGACTGCCGGATCTGTTCCGCCAGATATCGGGGCTGACGCCGCTCACGGCGCAGACCTGCGCCGAGCCCTATCCGCGCACGATGCCGCTGTTCGCGCTGCTGTCCCGCGTGCGGGCGGTCAAGCAGCGCGTGGCGCCGGGGCTGGTCCACGCCCGCTTTCCGTAG
- a CDS encoding hemin ABC transporter substrate-binding protein, which produces MPTFTRARPAQPLRRIPALLTSLLLPALALATPPERVVSVDGSLTEIVYALGEADRLVAVDTTSTYPPEALASLPNVGYMRQLSAEPILSLSPDLVLSSSDAGPPAALQQLREAGVPVTGIENDTTAQGVLDKIRAVGEALSAPDAAAVLAERVEAAFAEARADVARYDDRPRVLCLLSARGSPVAAGEDTAAAHLIALAGGRNAVTGYSGYKPLNPEAAVALRPDVILLADRTLKDLGGRETLLARPELAATPAGQAGRVVTMDMMLMLGFGPRTPEAVRRVAAAIRGGSEAAQAAP; this is translated from the coding sequence ATGCCGACTTTCACCAGAGCGCGTCCCGCGCAACCGCTCCGCCGGATCCCGGCGCTCCTGACCAGCCTGCTGCTGCCGGCCCTGGCACTGGCGACACCGCCCGAACGCGTGGTGTCGGTCGACGGATCGCTGACCGAGATCGTCTACGCCCTCGGCGAGGCGGACCGGCTGGTGGCGGTCGACACCACCAGCACCTACCCGCCCGAGGCGCTGGCGTCGCTGCCCAACGTCGGGTACATGCGGCAACTCTCGGCCGAGCCCATCCTGTCGCTGTCGCCCGACCTCGTGCTGAGCTCCAGCGACGCCGGGCCGCCGGCGGCACTCCAGCAGCTGCGCGAGGCCGGGGTCCCGGTGACCGGGATCGAGAACGACACCACGGCACAGGGCGTGCTCGACAAGATCCGCGCGGTGGGCGAGGCACTGTCGGCGCCCGACGCCGCCGCAGTGCTGGCCGAACGTGTCGAGGCCGCCTTCGCGGAGGCCCGTGCCGATGTCGCCCGGTACGACGACCGGCCGCGGGTGCTCTGCCTGCTGTCGGCCCGCGGATCGCCTGTGGCGGCCGGCGAGGACACCGCGGCCGCGCACCTCATCGCGCTCGCCGGCGGGCGCAACGCGGTGACCGGCTACAGCGGATACAAGCCGCTCAATCCGGAGGCCGCGGTGGCGCTGCGACCGGATGTCATCCTGCTGGCCGATCGCACGCTGAAGGATCTGGGCGGTCGCGAGACGCTGCTCGCCCGCCCCGAGCTGGCAGCCACGCCCGCCGGACAGGCCGGGCGCGTGGTGACCATGGACATGATGCTGATGCTCGGCTTCGGTCCGCGCACGCCGGAGGCGGTCCGCCGCGTGGCCGCGGCCATTCGCGGCGGAAGCGAGGCCGCGCAGGCGGCACCGTGA
- a CDS encoding PepSY-associated TM helix domain-containing protein, with protein MKDGFRQSMAWLHTWIGLVLGWLLYFMFVTGTAGYLDTEIDRWMTPEAPPAAHGVDPVAAARHGLDWLGREAPGAQSWSVSLPVDRNSPYLRAFWRGEDRGDRGRAELDAATGAPIEARDTGGGQRLYRMHWRLQYLPGDLVAWLISVATLFMFVAMVTGVIVHKKIFKDFFTFRPGKGQRSWLDAHNAVSVLSLPFQLMITYSGLIFMMFTCMPLFVTAFYGGSEEARQRFFDEAFSGRSEIEAAGTPAELTDIAGPLARAGARWGMDGIGGFEIDHPGDANARINVYGLYTAGPLREAPGMVFDGVSGELLETRHAGESAAKATRDVFLGLHEGMFAGPVVRALYLFASVLGTAMIATGLVLWSVKRRQNHARRPGGVARGVVLVERLNIGTVVGLPVGIAAYFWANRLLPADFAARADWEVHAMFLTWAAMLVHAAVRPRTRAWTEQFSVAAAAFALIPVLNALTTDRHLAQSLPAGDWVFAGFDLGMLVLGAVAGLIARRLAARNAVEEGAAVPRRGRGDAAAVLAADESVQH; from the coding sequence ATGAAGGACGGCTTCCGCCAGTCGATGGCGTGGCTCCATACCTGGATCGGGCTGGTCCTGGGCTGGCTTCTCTACTTCATGTTCGTCACCGGCACGGCCGGCTATCTCGATACCGAGATCGATCGCTGGATGACGCCCGAAGCCCCGCCTGCTGCGCACGGTGTCGATCCGGTCGCTGCCGCGCGCCACGGGCTCGACTGGCTCGGGCGCGAGGCACCGGGAGCACAGTCCTGGTCGGTGTCGCTGCCCGTGGACCGCAACTCGCCCTACCTGCGCGCCTTCTGGCGCGGCGAGGACCGCGGGGATCGCGGGCGCGCCGAGCTCGACGCCGCCACCGGTGCCCCCATCGAGGCCCGCGACACCGGCGGCGGCCAGCGTCTCTACCGCATGCACTGGCGGCTCCAGTATCTGCCCGGTGATCTGGTCGCCTGGCTGATCAGCGTCGCGACGCTGTTCATGTTCGTGGCGATGGTGACCGGCGTCATCGTGCACAAGAAGATCTTCAAGGACTTCTTCACCTTCCGGCCCGGCAAGGGACAGCGGTCATGGCTGGACGCGCACAATGCGGTCAGCGTGCTGAGCCTGCCGTTCCAGCTGATGATCACCTACTCCGGGCTGATCTTCATGATGTTCACCTGCATGCCGCTGTTCGTGACGGCGTTCTACGGCGGCAGCGAGGAGGCGCGCCAGCGCTTCTTCGACGAGGCCTTTTCGGGCCGCAGCGAGATCGAGGCCGCGGGCACGCCGGCCGAGCTGACCGACATCGCCGGCCCGCTGGCCCGGGCGGGGGCGCGCTGGGGCATGGACGGCATCGGCGGATTCGAGATCGACCACCCCGGTGATGCCAATGCGCGCATCAACGTCTACGGGCTCTACACCGCGGGTCCGCTGCGCGAGGCGCCGGGGATGGTCTTCGACGGCGTGAGCGGCGAGCTGCTGGAGACACGGCATGCCGGCGAGTCCGCCGCCAAGGCGACGCGCGATGTGTTCCTCGGCCTGCACGAGGGCATGTTCGCGGGGCCGGTGGTCCGTGCGCTCTACCTCTTCGCCAGCGTCCTGGGCACGGCCATGATCGCCACCGGGCTGGTGCTGTGGTCCGTCAAGCGCCGGCAGAACCATGCGCGCAGGCCGGGCGGCGTCGCGCGCGGCGTGGTTCTCGTCGAGCGTCTCAACATCGGTACCGTCGTCGGCCTGCCGGTCGGCATCGCCGCCTACTTCTGGGCCAATCGGCTGCTGCCGGCGGACTTCGCCGCGCGCGCGGACTGGGAGGTGCACGCCATGTTCCTGACCTGGGCCGCGATGCTGGTGCACGCCGCCGTCCGCCCGCGGACACGGGCCTGGACCGAGCAGTTCAGCGTGGCCGCGGCGGCCTTCGCACTGATTCCCGTGCTCAACGCGCTCACCACTGATCGCCATCTGGCGCAGAGTCTGCCCGCCGGCGACTGGGTGTTCGCCGGCTTCGATCTGGGCATGCTGGTGCTGGGCGCGGTGGCCGGGCTGATCGCCCGGCGGCTGGCCGCGAGGAACGCCGTCGAAGAGGGCGCGGCCGTGCCGCGTCGGGGACGCGGGGATGCGGCCGCCGTGCTGGCGGCCGACGAGTCGGTCCAGCACTGA
- a CDS encoding DUF3016 domain-containing protein — MTHHRIRTASLIALTALCGGVGAETPSSVAVSYEGDPARYIDARLDRVGGDEARQRVRDALQRHLQALGAEHLPEGQQLDIAILDIDLAGRFEPWHFHLHDTRIMRDITWPSIQLRYTLRGPDGEIRSGEETVTDMDYLRHSRFLPEHDRLRYEKRMLADWFRKRFGQRTPAESAEAV, encoded by the coding sequence ATGACCCATCACCGCATTCGCACCGCATCGCTGATTGCGCTCACTGCCCTGTGCGGCGGGGTCGGTGCCGAGACGCCGTCATCCGTCGCGGTCTCCTACGAGGGGGACCCCGCGCGCTACATCGATGCCCGGCTCGACCGCGTCGGTGGCGACGAGGCCCGGCAACGGGTCCGGGATGCCCTGCAGCGCCATCTGCAGGCGCTGGGTGCCGAGCATCTTCCCGAGGGTCAGCAGCTGGATATCGCGATCCTCGACATCGATCTGGCCGGGCGCTTCGAGCCCTGGCACTTCCATCTGCACGACACGCGCATCATGCGCGACATCACCTGGCCCAGCATCCAGCTGCGCTACACGCTGCGCGGTCCCGACGGCGAGATCCGCAGCGGCGAGGAGACGGTCACCGACATGGACTATCTCCGGCACTCCCGGTTTCTCCCGGAGCACGACCGGCTGCGCTACGAGAAGCGCATGCTCGCCGACTGGTTCCGGAAGCGCTTCGGCCAGCGCACCCCCGCCGAGTCCGCCGAAGCGGTCTGA
- a CDS encoding DUF4880 domain-containing protein, whose product MTTSAARDDIPQSVLDRAFAWAVVLGSGTAGPDEQRAFEAWRAQSAQNRVAWQRVEAIEKEFASARAASAGGAAALNRVAEGRARRRRRFAIGLRCLLPVALIAGLLASWLPGPSWEADHVTDVGERRTIPLPSGAIVHLNSDTAVDIARGDDGVTVHLHHGEMLVDSGRAGVRDKPSAATMDGRFTPLGTRFVVTRGEAGTELAVIHGRVAMAPRGGGATVEAAAGTHWRVGRDGIDRRAANGLVPGAWVDGIVDADNARLGDVLDVLDRHHGGLLRYDEAIADMRVTGLFRVDDPQAALTALERSLPVRVDRTTDWWVRVRAE is encoded by the coding sequence ATGACGACATCGGCCGCGCGCGACGACATCCCGCAGTCGGTGCTGGACCGTGCCTTCGCGTGGGCCGTGGTGCTCGGTTCCGGAACGGCCGGTCCCGACGAACAGCGCGCCTTCGAGGCATGGCGCGCGCAGAGCGCCCAGAACCGGGTCGCGTGGCAGCGCGTCGAGGCCATCGAGAAGGAATTCGCCTCGGCGCGGGCGGCGAGCGCCGGCGGGGCCGCGGCGCTCAACCGGGTGGCCGAGGGGCGTGCCCGGCGTCGCAGGCGCTTCGCGATCGGGCTGCGCTGCCTGCTCCCGGTCGCGCTGATCGCCGGTCTGCTCGCGTCATGGCTCCCCGGCCCGTCATGGGAAGCCGACCATGTCACGGACGTGGGCGAGCGCCGCACCATTCCGCTGCCGAGCGGCGCGATCGTGCATCTCAACAGTGACACCGCGGTCGACATCGCTCGCGGTGATGACGGCGTCACCGTCCATCTGCACCACGGCGAGATGCTGGTCGACTCCGGCCGCGCCGGCGTCCGCGACAAGCCGAGCGCGGCAACCATGGACGGGCGCTTCACGCCGCTGGGCACGCGATTCGTGGTGACCCGCGGCGAGGCCGGAACCGAGCTCGCCGTCATCCATGGGCGCGTGGCCATGGCCCCGCGCGGCGGCGGCGCCACCGTCGAAGCCGCGGCCGGCACGCACTGGCGCGTCGGCCGCGACGGCATCGACCGGCGCGCGGCGAACGGACTGGTGCCGGGGGCCTGGGTCGACGGCATCGTGGATGCCGACAACGCGCGTCTCGGCGACGTGCTGGACGTGCTCGACCGTCACCACGGCGGCCTGCTGCGCTACGACGAGGCCATTGCCGACATGCGCGTGACCGGCCTGTTCCGTGTCGATGACCCGCAGGCTGCGCTGACCGCCCTGGAGCGCTCGCTGCCGGTGCGCGTCGACCGCACCACCGACTGGTGGGTGCGGGTGCGCGCGGAATAG
- a CDS encoding DUF3649 domain-containing protein, with protein MSRIAAAALAGYALSHVGAILFAAALPVPRADGVLAAMMFSFAIYTGAIMWAFAASSAGRAWLGLLVPTLVLALPAWWVSAGAAA; from the coding sequence ATGTCGCGCATCGCCGCCGCGGCGCTGGCCGGCTATGCGCTCAGCCACGTCGGGGCGATCCTGTTCGCCGCGGCCTTGCCGGTTCCCCGCGCCGACGGTGTGCTGGCGGCGATGATGTTCAGCTTCGCGATCTACACCGGCGCCATCATGTGGGCGTTCGCGGCATCGAGTGCCGGCCGGGCATGGCTCGGCCTGCTCGTCCCCACGCTGGTGCTGGCGCTTCCCGCGTGGTGGGTCAGCGCCGGGGCGGCGGCATGA
- a CDS encoding YbaN family protein: MNDSDPKPSAHHRPLPLPARLLLLALAGVCIGLGVVGVFVPGLPTTVFILIAGWAAARSSPRLSAWLESHRIFGAVLRDWRAGGYVSRRAKWTATIAMAVCAVILFLSEPGPWLAESVTLLLVCVAIWLWYRPEPPAA; encoded by the coding sequence GTGAACGACTCGGACCCCAAGCCTTCGGCGCATCACCGCCCGTTGCCGTTGCCGGCGCGCCTGCTCCTGCTCGCGCTTGCCGGTGTCTGCATCGGTCTCGGCGTGGTCGGCGTCTTCGTGCCCGGTCTGCCGACCACCGTCTTCATCCTGATCGCCGGCTGGGCTGCCGCGCGCAGCTCGCCGCGTCTTTCCGCCTGGCTGGAGTCGCATCGCATCTTCGGAGCGGTGCTGCGCGACTGGCGCGCAGGCGGCTACGTGAGCCGGCGTGCGAAGTGGACCGCCACCATCGCCATGGCGGTATGCGCCGTGATCCTCTTCCTGAGCGAGCCCGGTCCGTGGCTCGCCGAATCGGTCACGCTGCTGCTGGTCTGCGTGGCGATCTGGCTGTGGTACCGGCCGGAGCCGCCGGCCGCCTGA
- a CDS encoding sigma-70 family RNA polymerase sigma factor, which produces MLAAADSSISALYVDHNRWLRDLLYRRSGCSETAADLTQDVFLRLLGKPALPAFNEPRAYLARIAHGLLVDHRRRQSVERAWRESLAADAEMVAPSAEEHTAIVDALARIDALLDGLKPRIRKVFLMSRLEACSYPAIAEQLGVSLSTVEKDMAAALRHCYQVLLA; this is translated from the coding sequence ATGCTTGCCGCTGCAGACAGTTCGATCAGCGCCCTGTACGTCGACCACAACCGCTGGTTGCGGGATCTGCTGTATCGCCGTTCCGGCTGCAGCGAGACCGCTGCCGATCTGACGCAGGACGTGTTCCTCCGCCTGCTGGGCAAGCCGGCGCTGCCGGCGTTCAACGAGCCGCGCGCCTATCTCGCCCGCATCGCGCACGGGTTGCTGGTCGATCATCGCCGGCGGCAGAGCGTCGAGCGCGCCTGGCGCGAGAGCCTGGCCGCGGATGCGGAGATGGTCGCGCCTTCCGCGGAGGAGCACACGGCGATCGTCGATGCGCTCGCCCGTATCGATGCGTTGCTCGACGGCCTGAAGCCCCGCATCCGCAAGGTATTCCTGATGTCCCGGCTCGAGGCCTGCAGCTATCCGGCCATCGCCGAGCAACTCGGCGTGTCGCTGAGCACCGTCGAGAAGGACATGGCCGCGGCCCTGCGCCACTGCTACCAGGTCCTGCTGGCCTGA
- a CDS encoding TonB-dependent receptor: protein MPSLFPSSRGFHAALAILFVLACAPISAPVSAQGDAASVTSYDVPAGSLAASLKALARETGLTLSVDPDLVAGKRAPAVAGAPSADAALDRLLDGSGLEGEIDGSAIVIRTAAAEEPVAAEPTHELRRINVTSASASGEAKDAASAPASISVVTAEDLEGKAYRDITDALQAVPGVYVDEGAGSLGGSQEISIRGWDPKYTKILVDGRPQASRQAYYNGYGSGTEFGWLPPASAIERIEIIRGPMSSLYGSDAMGGVINVVTKSVPDEWGGSVSLDQVLQQDTDSGDNRSAQYYLSGPLSDRWALTLFGGTYDREEDNIANGFQDYSRDNNAAKLTWTPNDANELEFEVGYSTQESAGSEGASGDDVELDRIRRHQAISHDIDWDSGLRTRSYVQHALMDNLTQSASYERTSGETSTVIPFEKHVLTVGAHYRLQETRNPERALNKSTLDRWDMALFAEDEWWITDPLALTTGLRWVNDENYGSEFVPRAYGVYTISPQLTVKGGISAGYRTPDLKEGDSEWIEGGGGPSLPGGRDVGNSDLKPEESLTYELSTHWTGFSGLNASLTLYHTDYDNKIEKPVICARTPDGEGGFLYNCEYRGEFYQAVYQYQNVEKAELQGVEATFDFPLGARVRINSSYTYTRSEQLSGENRGDPLNNQPEHRANMGLDWRPTANTRVWSQARFRGRTEFSGRGGPDDGESPSYTLVDAGLKYSVNDRITFYGGVYNLLDKTLTNAEFGRLIDGRRLNLGTSITF from the coding sequence ATGCCTTCGCTGTTCCCGTCATCGCGCGGCTTCCACGCCGCACTCGCCATCCTGTTCGTGCTCGCCTGCGCGCCGATCAGCGCTCCCGTCTCGGCGCAGGGCGATGCCGCATCCGTGACCAGCTACGACGTCCCCGCCGGATCGCTCGCCGCCTCGCTCAAGGCGCTGGCGCGCGAGACCGGACTGACGCTGTCGGTCGATCCCGATCTGGTGGCGGGCAAGCGTGCGCCGGCGGTTGCCGGCGCACCGAGCGCGGACGCGGCACTCGATCGGCTGCTCGACGGCAGCGGGCTCGAGGGCGAGATCGACGGCTCGGCCATCGTCATCCGGACGGCAGCCGCCGAGGAACCGGTCGCGGCCGAGCCCACCCACGAGCTGCGCCGCATCAATGTCACCTCGGCATCGGCCTCGGGCGAGGCCAAGGACGCGGCCAGCGCGCCGGCCAGCATCTCGGTGGTCACCGCCGAGGATCTGGAAGGCAAGGCCTATCGCGACATCACCGACGCGCTGCAGGCGGTGCCCGGCGTCTACGTCGACGAGGGTGCGGGCAGCCTCGGCGGCAGTCAGGAGATCTCCATCCGCGGCTGGGATCCGAAGTACACCAAGATCCTCGTCGACGGCCGCCCGCAGGCCTCGCGGCAGGCCTACTACAACGGCTACGGCTCGGGCACCGAGTTCGGATGGCTGCCGCCGGCCTCCGCCATCGAGCGCATCGAGATCATCCGCGGGCCGATGTCCTCGCTCTACGGCTCGGATGCCATGGGCGGGGTCATCAACGTGGTGACCAAGTCCGTGCCCGACGAATGGGGCGGCTCGGTGAGCCTTGATCAGGTCCTGCAGCAGGACACCGATTCGGGCGACAACCGCTCCGCGCAGTACTACCTGAGCGGCCCGCTTTCCGACCGCTGGGCGCTGACCCTGTTCGGCGGCACCTATGACCGCGAAGAGGACAACATCGCCAACGGCTTCCAGGACTACTCGCGCGACAACAATGCCGCCAAGCTGACCTGGACGCCCAACGATGCCAACGAGCTGGAGTTCGAGGTCGGCTATTCCACGCAGGAGTCCGCCGGTTCGGAGGGTGCCTCCGGCGACGATGTCGAGCTCGACCGCATCCGCCGCCACCAGGCCATCAGCCACGACATCGACTGGGACAGCGGCCTGCGCACGCGGAGCTACGTGCAGCACGCACTGATGGACAACCTCACGCAGAGCGCCAGCTACGAGCGCACCTCGGGCGAGACCTCGACCGTCATTCCGTTCGAGAAGCACGTCCTCACCGTCGGCGCGCACTACCGCCTGCAGGAGACGCGCAACCCCGAGCGCGCGCTCAACAAGTCCACGCTGGACCGCTGGGACATGGCGCTGTTCGCCGAGGACGAATGGTGGATCACCGATCCCTTGGCCCTGACCACCGGCCTGCGCTGGGTCAACGACGAGAACTACGGCAGCGAGTTCGTGCCGCGCGCCTACGGCGTGTACACCATCAGCCCGCAGCTCACCGTCAAGGGCGGCATCAGCGCCGGCTACCGCACGCCCGATCTCAAGGAGGGCGACTCCGAATGGATCGAGGGCGGCGGCGGACCGAGCCTGCCCGGCGGGCGCGACGTCGGCAACTCCGACCTCAAGCCGGAGGAAAGCCTGACCTACGAGCTGAGCACGCACTGGACCGGCTTCAGCGGACTCAACGCCTCGCTGACCCTGTACCACACCGACTACGACAACAAGATCGAGAAGCCGGTGATCTGCGCCCGCACGCCCGACGGCGAGGGCGGCTTCCTCTACAACTGCGAATACCGCGGCGAGTTCTATCAGGCGGTCTATCAGTACCAGAACGTCGAGAAGGCGGAGCTGCAGGGCGTCGAAGCCACCTTCGACTTCCCGCTGGGTGCGCGCGTGCGCATCAACAGCAGCTATACCTACACGCGCAGCGAGCAGCTCAGCGGCGAGAACCGCGGCGATCCGCTCAACAACCAGCCCGAGCACCGCGCCAACATGGGGCTCGACTGGCGTCCGACCGCCAACACCCGGGTGTGGTCGCAGGCGCGCTTCCGCGGGCGGACCGAGTTCTCCGGCCGCGGCGGTCCCGACGACGGCGAGTCGCCGAGCTACACGCTGGTCGATGCCGGGCTCAAGTACAGCGTGAACGATCGCATCACGTTCTACGGCGGCGTCTACAACCTCCTCGACAAGACCCTCACCAATGCCGAGTTCGGACGCCTGATCGACGGCCGCCGCCTGAACCTGGGCACCAGCATCACCTTCTGA
- a CDS encoding DUF4198 domain-containing protein, which produces MPMTALRPAVLAGALALAGALGAPAADAHRFWLLPSMTVLSGEGGWITVDAARSNDMFHFNHNAMQLDGLQVTAPGGAAAEAVNRHTGELRSVFDVALEAQGTYRIAVVDDAVFARYEAGGRHHRWQGTAAEFADEVPGEAEDLRVSERINRAEIFVTAGAPTRDTLEPVGRGLELIPETHPNDLYAGETARFRMLVDGEPAAGIEIEVIPGGVRYRDTPETMTVTTGDDGAFEVTWPEPGMYYLETGLQDEKVSTEVAPSRRLTYVATLEVLPM; this is translated from the coding sequence ATGCCGATGACCGCTCTCCGCCCCGCCGTGCTCGCCGGTGCCCTCGCACTGGCGGGCGCGCTCGGCGCCCCCGCCGCCGACGCCCACCGCTTCTGGCTGCTGCCCTCCATGACCGTGCTCTCGGGAGAGGGCGGCTGGATCACCGTGGATGCGGCGCGCTCCAACGACATGTTCCACTTCAATCACAACGCCATGCAGCTCGACGGGCTGCAGGTCACCGCACCGGGCGGTGCCGCCGCCGAGGCCGTCAACCGCCACACCGGCGAGCTGCGCAGCGTCTTCGACGTCGCGCTCGAGGCGCAGGGGACCTACCGCATCGCCGTGGTCGACGACGCGGTGTTCGCGCGCTACGAGGCCGGTGGCCGCCATCATCGATGGCAGGGCACGGCCGCCGAGTTCGCCGACGAGGTGCCCGGGGAGGCCGAGGACCTGCGCGTTTCCGAGCGCATCAACCGCGCCGAGATCTTCGTCACCGCCGGTGCACCCACGCGCGACACGCTCGAACCGGTCGGCCGCGGTCTGGAGCTGATCCCGGAGACCCACCCCAACGATCTCTACGCCGGCGAGACCGCCCGCTTCCGCATGCTGGTCGACGGCGAGCCCGCAGCCGGCATCGAGATCGAGGTGATTCCCGGCGGCGTCCGCTACCGCGACACGCCGGAGACGATGACCGTCACCACCGGCGATGACGGTGCCTTCGAGGTGACCTGGCCCGAACCCGGCATGTACTACCTCGAGACCGGGCTCCAGGACGAGAAGGTCAGCACCGAGGTCGCGCCGAGTCGCAGGCTGACCTACGTCGCAACGCTCGAAGTGCTGCCCATGTAG